Part of the Lutra lutra chromosome 4, mLutLut1.2, whole genome shotgun sequence genome is shown below.
CAGCAGGAGGAAAGACGAGAGCAAGAACTGAGGCGCCAGCAGGAGGAAAGACGAGAGCAAGAACTGAGGCGCGAGGAGCCCCGCTTGGAGCAGGAGCTGAGGCGCGAGCAGGAAGAAAGGTGCAAACAGGAGCTGAGgcgggagcaggaggagagacgCCAGCAGCTGAGGCGCGAGCAGGAGAGATGCGAGCAAGAACTGAGGCGCGAGGAGCAGCGCTTGGAGCAGGAACTGCGGCTCGAGCAGGAAGAAAGACGTGAGCAAGAACTGAGGCGCCAGCAGGAGGAAAGACGAGAGCAAGAACTGAGGCGCGAGGAGCCCGGTTTGGAGCAGGAGCTGAGGCGGGAGCAGGAGGAAAGGCTCAAACAGGAGCTGAGgcgggagcaggaggagagacgCCATCAGCTGAGGCGCGAGGAGCAGCGCTTGGAGCAGGAGCTGAGGCGCGAGCAGGAGGAAAGACGAGAGCAAGAACTGAGGCGCGAGGAGCCCCGTTTGGAGCAGGAGCTGAGGCGGGAGCAGGAGGAAAGGCTCAAACAGGAGCTgaggtgggagcaggaggagagacgCCATCAGCTGAGGCGCGAGGAGCAGCGCTTGGAGCAGGAGCTGAGGCGCGAGCAGGAGAGACGCGAGCAAGAACAGAGGCGCGGGGAGCCCCGCTTGGAGCAGGAGCTGAGGCGTGAGCAGCAGCTGAGGCGCGAGCAGGAGAGACACGAGCAAGAACAGAGGCGCGAGGAGCCCCGCTTGGAGCAGGAGCTGAGGCGCGAGCAGCAGCTAAGTCGTGAGCAAGAGGAAAGACTCGAGCAGGAGCTGAggcgggggcaggaggagagacgCCAGCAACTGAGGCGCGAGGAGCGGCGCTTGGAGCAAGAGCTGAGGCGCGAGCAAGAGGAGAGACGCGAGCAAGAACTCAGACGCGAGGAGCCGCGCTTGGAGCAAGAGCTGATGCGCGAGCAGCAGAtgaggcaggagcaggaggagagacgCGAGCAGCTGAGGCGCGAGGAGCAGTGCTTGGAGCAGCAGCTCAGGCGCAAGCAGGAGCTGAGGCGCGAGGAGCCGCGCttggagcaggaggagagacgCGAGCAGGAAGAGAGACTCGAGCAACAGCTGAGGCGCGAGCAGGAGGAAAGACGTGAGCAGCAGCTGAGGCGCGAGCAGGAGGAAAGACGTGAGCAGCTGAGACGCGAGGAGCCCCGCTTGGAACAGGAGAGGCGGAAAGAGCAGCTCAGGCGCGAGGAGCAGCGCTTGGAGCAGCAGCTCAGGCGCGAGGAGCAGCGCTTGGAGCAGCAGCTCAGGCGCGAGCAGCAGCTGAGACGCGAGGAGCCGCGCCTGGAGCAGGAACTGAGACGCGAACAGGAAGAGAGACTCGAGCAACAGCTGAGGCGCGAGCAGGAGGAAAGACGTGAGCAGCTGAGACGCGAGGAGCCCCGCTTGGAACAGGAGAGGCGGAAAGAGCAGCTCAGGCGCGAGGAGCAGCGCTTGGAGCAGCAGCTCAGGCGCGAGCAGCAGCTGAGACGCGAGGAGCCGCGCCTGGAGCAGGAACTGAGACGCGAACAGGAAGAGAGACTCGAGCAACAACTGAGGCGCGAGCAGGAGGAAAGACGTGAGCAGCTGAGACGCGAAGAGCCCCGCTTGGAACAGGAGAGGCGGAAAGAGCAGCTCAGGCGCAAGCAGCAGCTGGTTGAGGAGGcggtggaagaggaagaagcccAAGAGCGGGGCAAGAGCCGCATCCCAAGGTGGCAGTGGCAGCTCGAAAGTGAGGCAGAAGCTCGTCAAAGCAAAGTCTACTCCAGGCCCCGCGGGCAGGAGCAGAAGCACTGCCcggagcaggaggagaagaggCGGCTCCAGGAGCGCGAGCGGCAACTccgggagcaggaggaggaaggccaGTGGCAGCACGGGTTCCGGCCCCTCCCGGAGGAGCGCGAACCGCTGCTGCAACGGGAGGAGCAGGCACGCcttcagagggaggaggaagagccgCGCCGCGACTTCAGATGGCAGTGGCAGGCTGAGGAAGAGAGCGAGAGGCGCCGCCAGAGGCTGTCGGCCAGGCCCGCGTCGCAAGAGCTGCGGGAGAAGCAGTTAAGAGCCGGGGAGCGGCAGGCGCGGGAACTGTTCTGTGAAGAGGAGGAGCAGCGCCGCCAGCGACTcgagagggagcaggagcagcaggTCCGTAAGGAGAAGCAGCTCCAGTTGGAGGAGAGCTTCCAAGAGGACCAGGAGAGGAAGCTACACCAGGAAGAGCAGCGCCACGACCAAAAATGGAGGTGGCAACCAGATGAGGAAAGCCAGAGACGCCGCCACATAGTGTACGCCAAGCCAGCTGAACGAGAGCAGCTGAGGGAAGGAGAGCAGCTGCAGAGAGAGGAACGCGAGAAGAAGCTTCGCCAGGAGCGGGAGAGACAATATCGGGAGGAAGAGCAGCTgcagcaggaggaagagcagcTGCAGAGGGAGGAACGCGAGAAGAGGCGCCGCCAGGAGCGGGAGAGACAATATCGGGAGGAAGAGCAGCTGCAGCAGGACGAAGagcagctgcagagggagaggaggcgcGAACAGCGCGACAGGCAATACCTGGAGGATGAAGAGCTGCAGCGCCTAGATGGGAAGCGGCAATTCCAGGATGACGATCAGCGCGGTGATCTGAAATGGCAGTGgcaaccacaaaaagaaaatgaagttcgTAATCATAGGGTTTACTCCAAACgcagagagaatgaagaaaagatcCAGGAGGGCTACAAGAAGTTCCGCCAGGAGGAGCAGCTCctgcaggaaaggaaagaacagcTGCGCCGCCAGGAGCGCGACAGAAAGTTCCGTGAGGAGGAGCAGCTCCtgcaggaaagggaagaacagcTGCGCCGCCAGGAGCGCGACAGAAAGTTCCGCGAGGAGGAGCAGCTCCtgcaggaaagggaagaacagcTGCGCCGTCAGGAGCGCGACAGAAAGTTCCGCGAGGAGGAGCAGCTCCtgcaggaaagggaagaacagcTGCGCCGCCAGGAGCGCGACAGAAAGTTCCGCGAGGAGGAGCAGCTCCtgcaggaaagggaagaacagcTGCGCCGCCAGGAGCGCGACAGAAAGTTCCGCGAGGAGGAGCAGCTCCTGCAGGAAAGGGAGGAACAGCTGCGCCGCCAAGAGCGCGACAGGAAGTTCCGCGAAGAGGAACAGCTCCTGCAAGAAAGGGAGGAACAGCTGCGCCGCCAGGAGC
Proteins encoded:
- the TCHH gene encoding trichohyalin isoform X6, which produces MSPLLRSIFNITEMFNQYASHDCDGAALSKKDLKNLLEREFGDVLRRPHDPETVDLILELLDRDCNGLIDFNEFLLFVFKVAQACYYALSQASGLDEKRAKCEGRENPLQEPRQEDQRRFEPQDRQLEERRQKRQELERELAEEEKQRLQRREREEHLEEEEHLQGRKGRELEKFSNQEQSQERRDLRELQKEEQLQRLERQEQRERALQEEEQLEQQRRKETRLPPELRRVQERREQELRRQEQRLEQELGLEQEERREQELRREEQRLEQELRLEQEERREQELRRQQEERREQELRRLQEERREQELRREEPRLEQELRREQEERCKQELRREQEERRQQLRREQERCEQELRREEQRLEQELRLEQEERREQELRRQQEERREQELRRQQEERREQELRREEPRLEQELRREQEERCKQELRREQEERRQQLRREQERCEQELRREEQRLEQELRLEQEERREQELRRQQEERREQELRREEPGLEQELRREQEERLKQELRREQEERRHQLRREEQRLEQELRREQEERREQELRREEPRLEQELRREQEERLKQELRWEQEERRHQLRREEQRLEQELRREQERREQEQRRGEPRLEQELRREQQLRREQERHEQEQRREEPRLEQELRREQQLSREQEERLEQELRRGQEERRQQLRREERRLEQELRREQEERREQELRREEPRLEQELMREQQMRQEQEERREQLRREEQCLEQQLRRKQELRREEPRLEQEERREQEERLEQQLRREQEERREQQLRREQEERREQLRREEPRLEQERRKEQLRREEQRLEQQLRREQQLRREEPRLEQELRREQEERLEQQLRREQEERREQLRREEPRLEQERRKEQLRREEQRLEQQLRREQQLRREEPRLEQELRREQEERLEQQLRREQEERREQLRREEPRLEQERRKEQLRRKQQLVEEAVEEEEAQERGKSRIPRWQWQLESEAEARQSKVYSRPRGQEQKHCPEQEEKRRLQERERQLREQEEEGQWQHGFRPLPEEREPLLQREEQARLQREEEEPRRDFRWQWQAEEESERRRQRLSARPASQELREKQLRAGERQARELFCEEEEQRRQRLEREQEQQVRKEKQLQLEESFQEDQERKLHQEEQRHDQKWRWQPDEESQRRRHIVYAKPAEREQLREGEQLQREEREKKLRQERERQYREEEQLQQEEEQLQREEREKRRRQERERQYREEEQLQQDEEQLQRERRREQRDRQYLEDEELQRLDGKRQFQDDDQRGDLKWQWQPQKENEVRNHRVYSKRRENEEKIQEGYKKFRQEEQLLQERKEQLRRQERDRKFREEEQLLQEREEQLRRQERDRKFREEEQLLQEREEQLRRQERDRKFREEEQLLQEREEQLRRQERDRKFREEEQLLQEREEQLRRQERDRKFREEEQLLQEREEQLRRQERDRKFREEEQQLRRREREQQLRQERDRKFREEEQLLQEREEQLRRQERDRKFLEEEQQLCRREREQQLRQERDRKFREEEQLLQEREEQLRRQERDRKFHEEEQQLRRREREQQLRQERDRKFREEEQLLQEREEQLRRQERDRKFLEEEQELRRREREQQLRQERDRKFREEEQLLQEREEQLRRQERDRKFWEEEQLLQEREQLSRQERDRKFLEEEQELRRREREQQLRQERDRKFREEEQLLQEREEELRRQQEKQQRRRGQVWEKGDKGSRQSLGPGKRQFASVPVRSSPLYEYIQEQRSQYRS
- the TCHH gene encoding trichohyalin isoform X7; protein product: MSPLLRSIFNITEMFNQYASHDCDGAALSKKDLKNLLEREFGDVLRRPHDPETVDLILELLDRDCNGLIDFNEFLLFVFKVAQACYYALSQASGLDEKRAKCEGRENPLQEPRQEDQRRFEPQDRQLEERRQKRQELERELAEEEKQRLQRREREEHLEEEEHLQGRKGRELEKFSNQEQSQERRDLRELQKEEQLQRLERQEQRERALQEEEQLEQQRRKETRLPPELRRVQERREQELRRQEQRLEQELGLEQEERREQELRREEQRLEQELRLEQEERREQELRRQQEERREQELRRLQEERREQELRREEPRLEQELRREQEERCKQELRREQEERRQQLRREQERCEQELRREEQRLEQELRLEQEERREQELRRQQEERREQELRRQQEERREQELRREEPRLEQELRREQEERCKQELRREQEERRQQLRREQERCEQELRREEQRLEQELRLEQEERREQELRRQQEERREQELRREEPGLEQELRREQEERLKQELRREQEERRHQLRREEQRLEQELRREQEERREQELRREEPRLEQELRREQEERLKQELRWEQEERRHQLRREEQRLEQELRREQERREQEQRRGEPRLEQELRREQQLRREQERHEQEQRREEPRLEQELRREQQLSREQEERLEQELRRGQEERRQQLRREERRLEQELRREQEERREQELRREEPRLEQELMREQQMRQEQEERREQLRREEQCLEQQLRRKQELRREEPRLEQEERREQEERLEQQLRREQEERREQQLRREQEERREQLRREEPRLEQERRKEQLRREEQRLEQQLRREQQLRREEPRLEQELRREQEERLEQQLRREQEERREQLRREEPRLEQERRKEQLRREEQRLEQQLRREQQLRREEPRLEQELRREQEERLEQQLRREQEERREQLRREEPRLEQERRKEQLRRKQQLVEEAVEEEEAQERGKSRIPRWQWQLESEAEARQSKVYSRPRGQEQKHCPEQEEKRRLQERERQLREQEEEGQWQHGFRPLPEEREPLLQREEQARLQREEEEPRRDFRWQWQAEEESERRRQRLSARPASQELREKQLRAGERQARELFCEEEEQRRQRLEREQEQQVRKEKQLQLEESFQEDQERKLHQEEQRHDQKWRWQPDEESQRRRHIVYAKPAEREQLREGEQLQREEREKKLRQERERQYREEEQLQQEEEQLQREEREKRRRQERERQYREEEQLQQDEEQLQRERRREQRDRQYLEDEELQRLDGKRQFQDDDQRGDLKWQWQPQKENEVRNHRVYSKRRENEEKIQEGYKKFRQEEQLLQERKEQLRRQERDRKFREEEQLLQEREEQLRRQERDRKFREEEQLLQEREEQLRRQERDRKFREEEQLLQEREEQLRRQERDRKFREEEQLLQEREEQLRRQERDRKFREEEQLLQEREEQLRRQERDRKFREEEQLLQEREEQLRRQERDRKFREEEQQLRRREREQQLRQERDRKFREEEQLLQEREEQLRRQERDRKFLEEEQQLCRREREQQLRQERDRKFREEEQLLQEREEQLRRQERDRKFREKEQLLQEREEQLRRQERDRKFLEEEQELRRREREQQLRQERDRKFREEEQLLQEREEQLRRQERDRKFWEEEQLLQEREQLSRQERDRKFLEEEQELRRREREQQLRQERDRKFREEEQLLQEREEELRRQQEKQQRRRGQVWEKGDKGSRQSLGPGKRQFASVPVRSSPLYEYIQEQRSQYRS
- the TCHH gene encoding trichohyalin isoform X20; the protein is MSPLLRSIFNITEMFNQYASHDCDGAALSKKDLKNLLEREFGDVLRRPHDPETVDLILELLDRDCNGLIDFNEFLLFVFKVAQACYYALSQASGLDEKRAKCEGRENPLQEPRQEDQRRFEPQDRQLEERRQKRQELERELAEEEKQRLQRREREEHLEEEEHLQGRKGRELEKFSNQEQSQERRDLRELQKEEQLQRLERQEQRERALQEEEQLEQQRRKETRLPPELRRVQERREQELRRQEQRLEQELGLEQEERREQELRREEQRLEQELRLEQEERREQELRRQQEERREQELRRLQEERREQELRREEPRLEQELRREQEERCKQELRREQEERRQQLRREQERCEQELRREEQRLEQELRLEQEERREQELRRQQEERREQELRRQQEERREQELRREEPRLEQELRREQEERCKQELRREQEERRQQLRREQERCEQELRREEQRLEQELRLEQEERREQELRRQQEERREQELRREQEERREQELRREQEERREQQLRREQEERREQLRREEPRLEQERRKEQLRREEQRLEQQLRREQQLRREEPRLEQELRREQEERLEQQLRREQEERREQLRREEPRLEQERRKEQLRREEQRLEQQLRREQQLRREEPRLEQELRREQEERLEQQLRREQEERREQLRREEPRLEQERRKEQLRRKQQLVEEAVEEEEAQERGKSRIPRWQWQLESEAEARQSKVYSRPRGQEQKHCPEQEEKRRLQERERQLREQEEEGQWQHGFRPLPEEREPLLQREEQARLQREEEEPRRDFRWQWQAEEESERRRQRLSARPASQELREKQLRAGERQARELFCEEEEQRRQRLEREQEQQVRKEKQLQLEESFQEDQERKLHQEEQRHDQKWRWQPDEESQRRRHIVYAKPAEREQLREGEQLQREEREKKLRQERERQYREEEQLQQEEEQLQREEREKRRRQERERQYREEEQLQQDEEQLQRERRREQRDRQYLEDEELQRLDGKRQFQDDDQRGDLKWQWQPQKENEVRNHRVYSKRRENEEKIQEGYKKFRQEEQLLQERKEQLRRQERDRKFREEEQLLQEREEQLRRQERDRKFREEEQLLQEREEQLRRQERDRKFREEEQLLQEREEQLRRQERDRKFREEEQLLQEREEQLRRQERDRKFREEEQLLQEREEQLRRQERDRKFREEEQLLQEREEQLRRQERDRKFREEEQQLRRREREQQLRQERDRKFREEEQLLQEREEQLRRQERDRKFLEEEQQLCRREREQQLRQERDRKFREEEQLLQEREEQLRRQERDRKFHEEEQQLRRREREQQLRQERDRKFREEEQLLQEREEQLRRQERDRKFLEEEQELRRREREQQLRQERDRKFREEEQLLQEREEQLRRQERDRKFWEEEQLLQEREQLSRQERDRKFLEEEQELRRREREQQLRQERDRKFREEEQLLQEREEELRRQQEKQQRRRGQVWEKGDKGSRQSLGPGKRQFASVPVRSSPLYEYIQEQRSQYRS
- the TCHH gene encoding trichohyalin isoform X12, yielding MSPLLRSIFNITEMFNQYASHDCDGAALSKKDLKNLLEREFGDVLRRPHDPETVDLILELLDRDCNGLIDFNEFLLFVFKVAQACYYALSQASGLDEKRAKCEGRENPLQEPRQEDQRRFEPQDRQLEERRQKRQELERELAEEEKQRLQRREREEHLEEEEHLQGRKGRELEKFSNQEQSQERRDLRELQKEEQLQRLERQEQRERALQEEEQLEQQRRKETRLPPELRRVQERREQELRRQEQRLEQELGLEQEERREQELRREEQRLEQELRLEQEERREQELRRQQEERREQELRRLQEERREQELRREEPRLEQELRREQEERCKQELRREQEERRQQLRREQERCEQELRREEQRLEQELRLEQEERREQELRRQQEERREQELRRQQEERREQELRREEPRLEQELRREQEERCKQELRREQEERRQQLRREQERCEQELRREEQRLEQELRLEQEERREQELRRQQEERREQELRREEPGLEQELRREQEERLKQELRREQEERRHQLRREEQRLEQELRREQEERREQELRREEPRLEQELRREQEERLKQELRWEQEERRHQLRREEQRLEQELRREQERREQEQRRGEPRLEQELRREQQLRREQERHEQEQRREEPRLEQELRREQQLSREQEERLEQELRRGQEERRQQLRREERRLEQELRREQEERREQELRREEPRLEQELMREQQMRQEQEERREQLRREEQCLEQQLRRKQELRREEPRLEQEERREQEERLEQQLRREQEERREQQLRREQEERREQLRREEPRLEQERRKEQLRREEQRLEQQLRREQQLRREEPRLEQELRREQEERLEQQLRREQEERREQLRREEPRLEQERRKEQLRRKQQLVEEAVEEEEAQERGKSRIPRWQWQLESEAEARQSKVYSRPRGQEQKHCPEQEEKRRLQERERQLREQEEEGQWQHGFRPLPEEREPLLQREEQARLQREEEEPRRDFRWQWQAEEESERRRQRLSARPASQELREKQLRAGERQARELFCEEEEQRRQRLEREQEQQVRKEKQLQLEESFQEDQERKLHQEEQRHDQKWRWQPDEESQRRRHIVYAKPAEREQLREGEQLQREEREKKLRQERERQYREEEQLQQEEEQLQREEREKRRRQERERQYREEEQLQQDEEQLQRERRREQRDRQYLEDEELQRLDGKRQFQDDDQRGDLKWQWQPQKENEVRNHRVYSKRRENEEKIQEGYKKFRQEEQLLQERKEQLRRQERDRKFREEEQLLQEREEQLRRQERDRKFREEEQLLQEREEQLRRQERDRKFREEEQLLQEREEQLRRQERDRKFREEEQLLQEREEQLRRQERDRKFREEEQLLQEREEQLRRQERDRKFREEEQLLQEREEQLRRQERDRKFREEEQQLRRREREQQLRQERDRKFREEEQLLQEREEQLRRQERDRKFLEEEQQLCRREREQQLRQERDRKFREEEQLLQEREEQLRRQERDRKFHEEEQQLRRREREQQLRQERDRKFREEEQLLQEREEQLRRQERDRKFLEEEQELRRREREQQLRQERDRKFREEEQLLQEREEQLRRQERDRKFWEEEQLLQEREQLSRQERDRKFLEEEQELRRREREQQLRQERDRKFREEEQLLQEREEELRRQQEKQQRRRGQVWEKGDKGSRQSLGPGKRQFASVPVRSSPLYEYIQEQRSQYRS
- the TCHH gene encoding trichohyalin isoform X3 yields the protein MSPLLRSIFNITEMFNQYASHDCDGAALSKKDLKNLLEREFGDVLRRPHDPETVDLILELLDRDCNGLIDFNEFLLFVFKVAQACYYALSQASGLDEKRAKCEGRENPLQEPRQEDQRRFEPQDRQLEERRQKRQELERELAEEEKQRLQRREREEHLEEEEHLQGRKGRELEKFSNQEQSQERRDLRELQKEEQLQRLERQEQRERALQEEEQLEQQRRKETRLPPELRRVQERREQELRRQEQRLEQELGLEQEERREQELRREEQRLEQELRLEQEERREQELRRQQEERREQELRRLQEERREQELRREEPRLEQELRREQEERCKQELRREQEERRQQLRREQERCEQELRREEQRLEQELRLEQEERREQELRRQQEERREQELRRQQEERREQELRREEPRLEQELRREQEERCKQELRREQEERRQQLRREQERCEQELRREEQRLEQELRLEQEERREQELRRQQEERREQELRREEPGLEQELRREQEERLKQELRREQEERRHQLRREEQRLEQELRREQEERREQELRREEPRLEQELRREQEERLKQELRWEQEERRHQLRREEQRLEQELRREQERREQEQRRGEPRLEQELRREQQLRREQERHEQEQRREEPRLEQELRREQQLSREQEERLEQELRRGQEERRQQLRREERRLEQELRREQEERREQELRREEPRLEQELMREQQMRQEQEERREQLRREEQCLEQQLRRKQELRREEPRLEQEERREQEERLEQQLRREQEERREQQLRREQEERREQLRREEPRLEQERRKEQLRREEQRLEQQLRREQQLRREEPRLEQELRREQEERLEQQLRREQEERREQLRREEPRLEQERRKEQLRREEPRLEQELRREQEERLEQQLRREQEERREQLRREEPRLEQERRKEQLRRKQQLVEEAVEEEEAQERGKSRIPRWQWQLESEAEARQSKVYSRPRGQEQKHCPEQEEKRRLQERERQLREQEEEGQWQHGFRPLPEEREPLLQREEQARLQREEEEPRRDFRWQWQAEEESERRRQRLSARPASQELREKQLRAGERQARELFCEEEEQRRQRLEREQEQQVRKEKQLQLEESFQEDQERKLHQEEQRHDQKWRWQPDEESQRRRHIVYAKPAEREQLREGEQLQREEREKKLRQERERQYREEEQLQQEEEQLQREEREKRRRQERERQYREEEQLQQDEEQLQRERRREQRDRQYLEDEELQRLDGKRQFQDDDQRGDLKWQWQPQKENEVRNHRVYSKRRENEEKIQEGYKKFRQEEQLLQERKEQLRRQERDRKFREEEQLLQEREEQLRRQERDRKFREEEQLLQEREEQLRRQERDRKFREEEQLLQEREEQLRRQERDRKFREEEQLLQEREEQLRRQERDRKFREEEQLLQEREEQLRRQERDRKFREEEQLLQEREEQLRRQERDRKFREEEQQLRRREREQQLRQERDRKFREEEQLLQEREEQLRRQERDRKFLEEEQQLCRREREQQLRQERDRKFREEEQLLQEREEQLRRQERDRKFHEEEQQLRRREREQQLRQERDRKFREEEQLLQEREEQLRRQERDRKFLEEEQELRRREREQQLRQERDRKFREEEQLLQEREEQLRRQERDRKFWEEEQLLQEREQLSRQERDRKFLEEEQELRRREREQQLRQERDRKFREEEQLLQEREEELRRQQEKQQRRRGQVWEKGDKGSRQSLGPGKRQFASVPVRSSPLYEYIQEQRSQYRS
- the TCHH gene encoding trichohyalin isoform X14, giving the protein MSPLLRSIFNITEMFNQYASHDCDGAALSKKDLKNLLEREFGDVLRRPHDPETVDLILELLDRDCNGLIDFNEFLLFVFKVAQACYYALSQASGLDEKRAKCEGRENPLQEPRQEDQRRFEPQDRQLEERRQKRQELERELAEEEKQRLQRREREEHLEEEEHLQGRKGRELEKFSNQEQSQERRDLRELQKEEQLQRLERQEQRERALQEEEQLEQQRRKETRLPPELRRVQERREQELRRQEQRLEQELGLEQEERREQELRREEQRLEQELRLEQEERREQELRRQQEERREQELRRLQEERREQELRREEPRLEQELRREQEERCKQELRREQEERRQQLRREQERCEQELRREEQRLEQELRLEQEERREQELRRQQEERREQELRRQQEERREQELRREEPRLEQELRREQEERCKQELRREQEERRQQLRREQERCEQELRREEQRLEQELRLEQEERREQELRRQQEERREQELRREEPGLEQELRREQEERLKQELRREQEERRHQLRREEQRLEQELRREQEERREQELRREEPRLEQELRREQEERLKQELRWEQEERRHQLRREEQRLEQELRREQERREQEQRRGEPRLEQELRREQQLRREQERHEQEQRREEPRLEQELRREQQLSREQEERLEQELRRGQEERRQQLRREERRLEQELRREQEERREQELRREEPRLEQELMREQQMRQEQEERREQLRREEQCLEQQLRRKQELRREEPRLEQEERREQEERLEQQLRREQEERREQQLRREQEERREQLRREEPRLEQERRKEQLRREEQRLEQQLRREQQLRREEPRLEQELRREQEERLEQQLRREQEERREQLRREEPRLEQERRKEQLRREEQRLEQQLRREQQLRREEPRLEQELRREQEERLEQQLRREQEERREQLRREEPRLEQERRKEQLRRKQQLVEEAVEEEEAQERGKSRIPRWQWQLESEAEARQSKVYSRPRGQEQKHCPEQEEKRRLQERERQLREQEEEGQWQHGFRPLPEEREPLLQREEQARLQREEEEPRRDFRWQWQAEEESERRRQRLSARPASQELREKQLRAGERQARELFCEEEEQRRQRLEREQEQQVRKEKQLQLEESFQEDQERKLHQEEQRHDQKWRWQPDEESQRRRHIVYAKPAEREQLREGEQLQREEREKKLRQERERQYREEEQLQQEEEQLQREEREKRRRQERERQYREEEQLQQDEEQLQRERRREQRDRQYLEDEELQRLDGKRQFQDDDQRGDLKWQWQPQKENEVRNHRVYSKRRENEEKIQEGYKKFRQEEQLLQERKEQLRRQERDRKFREEEQLLQEREEQLRRQERDRKFREEEQLLQEREEQLRRQERDRKFREEEQLLQEREEQLRRQERDRKFREEEQLLQEREEQLRRQERDRKFREEEQLLQEREEQLRRQERDRKFREEEQLLQEREEQLRRQERDRKFREEEQQLRRREREQQLRQERDRKFREEEQLLQEREEQLRRQERDRKFLEEEQQLCRREREQQLRQERDRKFREEEQLLQEREEQLRRQERDRKFREEEQLLQEREEQLRRQERDRKFWEEEQLLQEREQLSRQERDRKFLEEEQELRRREREQQLRQERDRKFREEEQLLQEREEELRRQQEKQQRRRGQVWEKGDKGSRQSLGPGKRQFASVPVRSSPLYEYIQEQRSQYRS